In Candidatus Accumulibacter cognatus, the genomic window TAGACGAATTCGAAAATGCAGGGGGACAGTGCCGCATGCTGCGCACACTGGCGCTGATGCAAATGGTGATCGAGATCGATGAAGATCGCCTCGCCGGGGTCGACATCGCGAAGGACCTGAAAACCCAGGGTATCGAGCGCGACCGATTCGGAGGCAAACAGGTACTCGGTACCCTCGGGGGTCTCGTTGAAACCGAATACCAGCGGCCGAATCCCGAATGGATCGCGGAACGCAAGCAGGCCGTGACCGGCGATCATCGCCACCACCGCATAGGCCCCCCGGCAACGGCGATGCACCGCCGCCACCGCAGCAAAGATGGTGTCGAGATCCAGCCAACATCCCTTGGCGGTTGCCTGCAGCTCGTGTGCCAGTGTGTTCAGCAGTACCTCTGAATCCGAACCGGTATTGATGTGTCGCAGATCCTGACAGAACATCTCTTCCTTGAGTTGTTCCGCATTGGTCAGGTTGCCGTTGTGTCCAAGAACGATCCCGAACGGCGAGTTCACATAGAATGGTTGCGAGAGAGCCGCGTCGAAAGCTGAACCGGCGGTCGGGTAGCGGCAATGGGCAATCCCCATGTTGCCCGGCAGAGCCCGCATGTTTCGGGTACGAAATACGTCGCGGACCAGCCCCGATCCTTTGTGCATATGAAACGCATCGTCTTCGGCGGTGACGATGCCGGCAGCGTCTTGACCGCGATGCTGCAGGACCATCAGCCCATCATAAAGCAGCTGGTTGACCGGCGTGGTTGCAACAACCCCGAGAATTCCGCACATAGTCTTGTTCCCTACCCAAACCTGATTCGTTTCGCCACGTCGGATGGCAACCAGGACTTGCTGGCCAGAACGGCCGTTTCAAGCGGGGCAGCGAAATACGCCTCACTCCACCACTTCTCTTTCGGCAACGCCGTCATGCCGCCAACGGCAACCAGGATCAATACGATCACCAGGCCACGGGCAACACCGAAGATCACTCCCAGAAGGCGATCACTCAGCGTCATTCCCAGCGCCTTGATCAGGCGACGCACGGCCAGGCGAAGCAGTGCCATGAGCACCAGCGTGGCCATGAACACAGTTACCCAGCCGGCCACGATGCGTAACGTCGGGTCAGCAATGGCCGTCGCAAACCCGTTCGCAAGCAGTGCTCCCCACCACTTCGCAGCAAAGAAAGCCAGCACCCAAGCCACCAGGGCGATGAT contains:
- the purF gene encoding amidophosphoribosyltransferase, giving the protein MCGILGVVATTPVNQLLYDGLMVLQHRGQDAAGIVTAEDDAFHMHKGSGLVRDVFRTRNMRALPGNMGIAHCRYPTAGSAFDAALSQPFYVNSPFGIVLGHNGNLTNAEQLKEEMFCQDLRHINTGSDSEVLLNTLAHELQATAKGCWLDLDTIFAAVAAVHRRCRGAYAVVAMIAGHGLLAFRDPFGIRPLVFGFNETPEGTEYLFASESVALDTLGFQVLRDVDPGEAIFIDLDHHLHQRQCAQHAALSPCIFEFVYLARPDSVIDGVSVYEARLNMGEHLADKLLKHIPYDQIDVVIPIPDSSRPSAMQLAQRIGVPYREGFVKNRYIGRTFIMPGQATRARSVRQKLNTVAQEFKGKRVLLVDDSIVRGTTSREIVEMARAAGALKVFFASASPPVRYPNVYGIDMPTRSELIATGRTGEQIAREIGADALVYQDLDALKASIRELKPSLCHFDTSCFDGCYVTGDVSTEYLTAIEMARAGHQKTTKEERWASKQLHLNLLSAG
- a CDS encoding CvpA family protein; the protein is MTVFDYLVLLIVAASLLLGVWRGVVGEIIALVAWVLAFFAAKWWGALLANGFATAIADPTLRIVAGWVTVFMATLVLMALLRLAVRRLIKALGMTLSDRLLGVIFGVARGLVIVLILVAVGGMTALPKEKWWSEAYFAAPLETAVLASKSWLPSDVAKRIRFG